A region of the Ctenopharyngodon idella isolate HZGC_01 chromosome 2, HZGC01, whole genome shotgun sequence genome:
ataatGGCCTTGCCACTGATCAACCTGCAGGAACTTTCTGAACAGGCACAAATTTTCTCTGGCAAAAGTAGTGGAAGATATCGAACTAaaaattcaaaagcaaaacaatgATAATAAACTCCTTAGCAAAGGATTCATAAACAaggtaaaatgaaatataatctaatatatttattaaatatatgataatatatcataactattttaaatatatattataattatatactaATGAACagccatttaaaatgtacagacTGAAAAGTATGATGGGACACATGAAAAGCATACCCTGTTCAGAGAACTCAATGGCCTCGGAATGTCTCTTCACTGCAGTGGTTGGACACAATGGCTTGAAGAACCCATGGGCCATAGAGTCTCTGTTATGGAGAGGTAGGTGCTGATGAACATCTCCATCACACACGGTGCATAGAAACTGCCTAGGTAGACAGTCCCTGCACCGTACAATGGCCTCTGCAGTAAGACAGTGTTGGCAGATGCGTTCCTGAACATATTCAGCTGCCAAAAGATTCTTAACCATGGCCTCCCTTGCAATGTGCCATCTTTCATGGCTTAGGGATTGCCTCTTTTGCCAGGATGTTGCCAAAGACACCTCTTCAGGCTGAACACATTCGTCATTAAGGATATGCTCCAATTCTTCAATGAGTGAAGCTTCATTGAAggagaaacaaaaaacagtgttATTAGTCAATACACAATACAATCAGTTTTTATAGAGATACAATACAAGGatctcggtaacactttagaatactgatccctcattaatgaataactacacaggaacagaTGAGTAaagcattattaacactctataactactattaactatcaagaaactctgattaatgaactAGTAAGTAACAGTACTCAGTTGAAgatggtagttcactattagctaatcagtaactactgttttttcatacctcccagagaactattaaaaactactatatacaggttcataattaatgtgaatgatgcataatatataattaattctaaagtgaagatcatggtaacacactagtgatgactgaagtattaccaaatccttcagaaggaattactaattatttggatcagtattctaaagtgagaaacatgataactctctagtaactactggagtcattgtaaacttttgaggtttttgtacagttttgtacagtaattccttctgatgtatttggtaacacttaagtaattactagtgggttaccatgatcttcactttagaatactgatccaaataattagtagttccttctgaaggatttgataatacttcagtcattactagtgggttaacgtgacctttactttagaattaattatacattatgcatcattcacattaattatgaacctgtatatagtagttattagtagttctctgggaggtatgaaaaaaaaaaaacagtagttactgattagctaatagtgaactaccaccttcaactgagcactattacttactaattcattaaacagagtttcttgttagttaatagaagttatagagtgttaataatgcattactcatttgttcctgtgtagttattcattaatgaaggatcagttttctaaagtgttaccaggatctcatttataaaaaaatatgcaattatgTAGGTTGCAGCTGGCAGAATATTACTTAAACTCTATTAACCAGATGCCATTCCATATAACCATAGTGTACAGTTACCAGTTTCTGCTCGATAAACAAATTCCTCTTGGATGGGCACACTGGTGGgacctttaaacaaaataaaattaatacattatgctTTGGGGTTCTATATATCTGGTTCTACATGtaattaagtgcacttaaagatTAAAACAGACTGCATAAATCTAAACATTTACTGAATATGGAGAAAcccacaggaaaaaaatactatagtaatttataataaatactatagtgtttttgaaccatactatagtaaatagtataatgtatatattatagtatttacaacacttgtGCTACAGCTTGTGCTGCTATGCTGCTACAgtatactgtagtattaactatagtgaactaataaactaataaatactgtagtatactttagtttttacaagAGTAAACTGTAAtgtatattgtagtataatataccctatagttgtagaaaacttagtacagtattgggtaaagtaatttgtttatattactatagttgttatattaccacagcaactatagaattaccacaacaaattaattcaagtatttTACAATAGTATGGttaaaaaacactatagtatttactataatgtactagtattttttcatgtgggaaATATAAATCACAACTGAAAATAACAGTACATTTAAACAATAACTGTAAATTTACAACTGTCTCACCGTGGTTAGGAGCCtttcttttcagtttttgttttattgaggtttttttttcgAAGCGGCCGTATAACATTCCCGTTTCTGTCCCTTTGCCTCCACTTCACAGTCGTAGGATGTGGCTTAGACCTCTTGgcttgctttttttcttctttctaaaTTGCAAATAGTATATATTTAACAGgttttaaagtagtttatactTACCTTACATGAAtaatatattagcctatataattattcatttgtagttttctttaaaattatttgacagagaaaaagaagtcaaaattaaaaaaaaattaagatacaatttctAAAGTTACCTGTATCTGATCAAGAAACACATCTCCAAGAACAAGTGCTGCTTCTAAAGAGCCTGTGGACATTCTGCttgaacaaatgtaaaatagagTTGGGTTAAGtcaggtttacagtgaattg
Encoded here:
- the LOC127495561 gene encoding uncharacterized protein LOC127495561 isoform X7, whose protein sequence is MLYGRFEKKTSIKQKLKRKAPNHGPTSVPIQEEFVYRAETASLIEELEHILNDECVQPEEVSLATSWQKRQSLSHERWHIAREAMVKNLLAAEYVQERICQHCLTAEAIVRCRDCLPRQFLCTVCDGDVHQHLPLHNRDSMAHGFFKPLCPTTAVKRHSEAIEFSEQVRYLPLLLPEKICACSESSCRLISGKAIIVINFNGRYNLTLPSLETSCCGKTWSVGLSDLLKSGYWPASIHFETVYEAGLFRSFLDLKLFAPGLSRKAFLGMLDRRTEYNGRSGKICGDTFQKALLEWTFAQHEVERLCGVQPFKCPACSPSMHAISVDAQRRATSMGHL